The Chamaesiphon minutus PCC 6605 DNA window ATCGATCGAGGTTGATAGCCTAATTGCTGATATAAATCTAGTGCGGGTTGATTATTGGTAAATACTTGCAGCCCGATTTGAGTATAGCCTTCGGCTTTAGCCCAAGTTTGGGCGTGTTCTAATAGAGCGCGCCCGATGCCTTGGCGACGATAGGTAGGATTGACATACACCAGAAAAATATTCGGATGGCGAATACCACTAACCTGATCGATAGCCAATCCCAGCCACAAACAGGCAATCTTCACAGAACCATGTGGCGCGGGCGTAGTCACAAACCACAATGGTGTTTGACTATTGAAATATCGCTCTACTGTAGATTGTAAATGCTGATAATCTTGCTGCTGGGGGTACAACTCTCTGTAAGTAGTTTGGAGAAATTCTAACAGGGTTGCCATATCGCGAGCATAGCTTCTCCCGTTGAGCATTGGCTCGCTGGCGATTAACTTGTACTCAGTCAGGTGAGGGGGTAAATCCGGCATTATGCGGGTATGTGGATGTCCGATTGCAGCATTTAGCTGCTGGTTTGGCAAACAATGTAGGGTGTTTAACTCGATTCGAGCGACTGCAATTCTAGATTAGGAAGATAATTGACACCGACATAGTCGAGCGAGCGAGCGAAGGCTAGATTGGCGGTTGCGCTCTTGCCAGCGCATTGCCGATCCGGCAAGCTCGATCGGCAAATTGCCAAGGCTATTTGTTTACCTTAACATAGAGCGATCTCGGTTAGATAATTCAAGTGCAAGTTAGTAATCCGGATGGTGTTAACCGATCTTACCAAGCTACTACAATTTTATTTAATGGAGGTTTATTCCTTCTAAAAAACTTTGCTAGCTCCTAACTACTCGATCCCCAAAATAATTTAATTTAAATCTATTTTTGGATCTCATTTCGATCGAATACTGTGATAAGTTGGGTATGCTAAATCATAACTCTACCTTTTCTGCCTACTGGAATAGCAATATAATATAGTACTTCCGATCTCTGGCTTAGTCCCCGCACAGATTTTAGCATCTGAGCCAGCATGTAATACTCTGAGTCAGCATGTAATACTTCACGTTTCTTGTCAGTAGCAAAGCATAGGCAATTCGGCAAAGCTGACGCTCGGTGTTGGCGAAACCCCACTCCTGACAAAGTAATGCGCACGACTTAGTTCGATTTTTCAGCCTCAAGCTTCGATAAGTATAAATACTTGTTCGCGGAGCGTCTCCAAGGGAGAATCGCGTCGCGATTGCCGGAATGACATGTGGCTAAATGGTAGTCAATATTACCAAAATAAATTTCACGCTCGGATGAAACTTATTTAGCCAAAATCATTCATTGTTCCTAAGTGAATAATTAAGCAATCCGATCTCGATAAAATTGCTACGCTGTTTTCTCGCAGTCTGAAAATTTTGGCTCTCTTCGCTGAAATTTTAACTGTGATGGTTTTGTCTGGAATTAATTATCCCATCTTGAATATTGACTTGGTAGAAAATGCTCACCCTCGCTCCAGAATTTAGCTATCCCACGCTACAACACCCCGATCGCCATGTTTGGGACTTTTGGTATCATTACGATGCAGATACAGAGATTTTTCATCTCTTTTATTTAAATGCCGATCGATCGTTAGTCGCAACCGACAAGCATCATTTCAGCTCTCAAGTAGGTTACGCAACTACCAAGGATTTTTTGACGATCGATTGGGCGAGCGATCGGGTATTGGGTGCAGATCCGCATGGGTGGGACGATACATCGATTTGGAGTGGGGATATCATCAAAATTGACGGTGGGTATTTGATGTTTTATACATCCAGAAATCAAGCCACAGATGATGGGATGACTCAAAATATTGGTGTCGCCTTTACTCATCACATTCAGAGTTTCGATCGGTGGTTTCGGATTCCAAGTATTCGGATTAAACCCGATGCTCCATACGAATTGCACCACGTACCAGAAGATCTGACAATTCATGCTTGGCGCGATCCATTTTTATTCCGCCATGAAGAACAGATTTATATGTTGCTATCGGCGAAAGATCCGGATCGAGCATTAGGTAAAAAAGGTGCTGTCGCCCTGCTCAAAGCTAAAAATAATAACTTTGAAGATTGGGAATACCTACCAGCGATCTGTCACCCTGGCTTTTATGCTGAGATGGAAGTGCCTCAGCTATATAAATCGGCAGCGGATGAGTATACATTGGTCTACAGTACTTGGGCTAAGTATGATTTTGCGCCGACAACTCAACAAAGTGGTGGCTTGCAGGGTCTTTCCTCCTCATCCTTATTTAACTTCCCCTCAGTAGCTCCTAAAGTGTTTTTACCAGAAACCGCCAACCTATATGCTTGTAGAATTATTCCCGAACTAGACGGGGAAATTGTCGGCTTCGACATTACTACTGGCGGCATCCGGCGCAGTGGCGTGCGGACTGGCTTGCAGCATGTCGATCGGGACTTTAGTGGTTACTCGATCGAGATGTAAAGGGTAGAGGATAGTAAATAGTGGACGCAAGTGTCCTGTCGTTCTTAGTTACCACATCCACCCATATACCCTTACACCATCGACATCTCGCGCTCCATCTCTGGCATATATTGCCCCATGCTGGCGGCGGCGTTAAGTTTGGCTCGTTGATAGAGCCGCCGTTGGGCTTCGGGAATATTGGCGTCATCGCCGTGCCAGTGGTCGAGGGCGGGTTGTTGGATGGCGCGGGCATAGGAAAAGGTCACTGCCCAAGGGCACTCAGAGCCATACTGAGTATGAATGGCATTTAGATGTGCTGTGGCACGTTCGTTGCTTTGTCCGCCAGAGAGAAAGGCAATCCCAGGCACGGAGGTAGGAACATTATCTCGCAGACAGCGCACCGTCATTTGGGCGACTAGATCGACAGACGCTTGTTCCGAACAGCTTTCGCCCGATAGCACCATACTGGGTTTGAGAATCATTTTGTCCAATTCCACCCGATTCAAGCGCAATTGTGCGAACACGACTTGGAGAGTGCGATCGGTCACTTCGTAACAACGTTCGATCGAGTGGTCGCCATCAATGAGCACTTCAGGTTCGACGATCGGAACTAAGCCACCTTCTTGACAAAGTGCGGCATATCGTGCTAATGCGTGCGCGTTAACTATTAGACAAGTATCGCTAGGAATACTGGCATCAATGGCGATGACAGCGCGCCACTTGGCAAAACGGGCACCCATTTGATAGTATTCGGCAATGCGTTCTCGCAAGCCGTCTAAACCTTCGGTGACTTTTTCGCCGGGACAGCCAGGAAGATCTTTGGCTCCGAGATCGAGTTTGATTCCAGGAATCATGCCAGCGGCTTCGAGCATTTTGACCAGGGGAACGCCAGCTTGAGATGATTGTCGGATCGTCTCATCATACAAAATTGCCCCGCTGATATAATCGGCTAAATTTGGCGTGCCAATAATTAGTTCCCGATAGGTGCGGCGACGTTCGATTGTCACTGGAATGCCGAGTTTCTCGAACCTTTTGGCGCAGGTACCATTGCTTTCATCCATGGCTAACAGACCTTTACCCGGTGCGACCATGGCGCGCGCGGTAGCGATTAATTCTCGATCGTATGTACCCATAGGTCGATCCTCATGACAAACGGCGATAGTAATAGTCTAATAATTTCGCGCTGAAAATGGGATGGCTCGATCGGTGGTTGACAAATGCGTCATTTAGTTTTTGGATCGATCGTGACGATACCTACGAAGAATCCATGCGGATGATAAACTAAGTTATTCTAAAATTGGATCTCGTCAGCATCGCCTTTCCCGTGCCGATCGAGACTTTACTGGTTGCCACTACCACTCCACTCGCATTTAGACTTCGCAGGCATCCTTTTAGGGAAAGATAATTCTCAATTCTCAATTAACTTTGACCTGTGAACGCCGCTCAACAAGCTACCGATATCACCCTTACCAGTAAAATCGCCTCTGCCGTCAGTCTGTTTCGGAGTGAGTTTCCCGATGCCAAGGTAGATCTAAAACCATGGGCTGAGGATATCGATACTCAAGAGTTAGTCGATCCAGATTCGATCGATTTTAGCTTTCATTTTCCCGGTTGGAGTCGGCGGTGGCAAAGTCGGAGTATTTTAGTCCAGATTCGGTTTAACGACGATCGCCAGCAAGTGGATTCTACCCGTAATTTTATCGGGTTAGAAATTGCTGGATTCGATTATCGTGGCAAACAATGGCGATTATCGACTGTCAGCGATTGGCAATTTGAAGGCGAGATTCAACCACAACCAGAAATAGCGGACAAATTAAAACAATTTTGTCGGCAAATTTTTGAGCTATTTAGCTTGTAAATATACATCGCGATTCATGGTGACTGGATTTGAGCCGATCGATCCCGAAATATATCTATCTGAACTTTGCTATGGTTGATTGCGATCGTGGGGATTGCGATCGCGATTTCCGTCAAAATTGCCATCCCGATCGGTCGAGTCGGCGCGCGATTCAGTATTATCGATCTTTCCAAATACAGAAATCGTGGTTCGAGTGATTTTTTTGATGAATTTACTATCGCGAAAGTTTCTTTACAGGAGACTTTTTTCGTGCTAGCGATTGTAGAGCGTGCAGATCGATCGCGATCTTGGCTGGATTCTGGCTGCATTCGCACGCCAGAAGCTAGATTGAGGCAGTCGAAGATTGACTGCCTTGAAGATTATAAAAAAAATATAAATTTGGGCTATATCTTGATATACTGAACGAATTCTGGCTTCAAGTTAAATTTGTCAATTTCAACTTTTACCCCGTACTAATTTTCACTGCATCTATGCGTATAAACAAATCTCTGAGATTTTTAATGATTGCGGGTACCTTTTTAGGTGCTGACACTACACTTGCACGGAATTCGGATTCAACCGTACAAGATTTAGTAACAAACAACACATTAAAAACTCAATTATTGGGTACAAATCGGATTGATAATCCCAATCCGGCAGATATTCTAGCTCCGCAAACAGAACAGGATATTAGCAAAAATACTGAGGCAAATAGCTTTTCTAGCGATCGCGTCAACGCTGTCGCTACTGCTGCTGGAGCTACTAGCTCGACGACTGCCTCTCAATCGCAAGCTGCTGACTTAGCAATCGATGACGATACTAGTGAAGCTGCTGCCAAACATTTCGCCCAGAGAGAGGCATCTGGTACTCAGCAAAAGTCAACCAGTGTTTTTGCTAGCGATGTATCGAATCTCGGACAGCATAATTGGATTAGTTCGGTACCAACTGACGCACCAATAGAAGCTTCAGTCGTAATTCCCGTGCCACCACCACGCACCCAAATAATTAAGGTCCAACCTGTAACGCGCTTACCTCGCGTCATCAAATCGAACTACATCCCCAGTGTTAGTAAGATACCCACAATCCGCCCCACAAGCACTCAGACAACATTCTACCCGCCAACAGCCTATGTCAATAATGGTGAAACCGAAGCACCCACAGAATTAATCTATCCATTAATGAATCCCGCGCGGACTACTTCTCGCTTTGGCTGGCGGACGCATCCTCTGACTGGAACTCGTCGTTTTCATTCGGGAATTGATATTGGCGCGCCATCTGGTACGCCAGTAGTTGCAACCGCCACGGGTACAGTGGTCTCAGCAGGTTGGAATGGTGGCTATGGTAAAGCGATCGTCATTCAGCATAACGACACCTTGCAGACTCTGTACGGTCATCTTTCCGAGATTGCCGTCCAACCAGGACAACAAATTATTCAAGGTACGGTCATCGGTTTAGTCGGCAGTACTGGTAACTCTACTGGGCCGCACTTACATTTTGAAACCCGTACTCCTGGTGCTAATGGTTGGGTAGCTGTAGATCCCACTCAAGATATTCAGTATGCTATCGACAATCTGCGTCGATCGATGCCATATGCTGGCAAAGATACCCGACAAGGGCTTTAGGTTGTGGGTTTTAGGCTTTAGGCTTTGGGTAAATGCACATCTACTATGTTCGCGAAATGCTAGAATAGTAGGCTCGTGAATACCTTTTCCATAGTTATGACAGTTAAGCCAGAATGGTTGCGTGTAAAAGCACCGCAGTGGGAACGAGTAGGTAATGTCAAAGAGATCCTTCGTGACTTACAACTCAACACTGTATGTGAAGAAGCCTCTTGCCCGAATATTGGTGAGTGCTTTAGTGCGGGAACGGCGACATTTCTGATTATGGGGCCAGCATGTACTCGTGCTTGTCCTTACTGTGATATCGATTTTGAGAAAAAACCTCAAGCATTAGATCCGACCGAACCATTGCGGTTAGCAGAAGCTGTCAAACGGCTCAATCTCAAGCATGTCGTAATCACATCGGTGAATCGAGATGACTTAGCAGACGGGGGTGCGGGTCAATTTGAATCCTGTATTCAGGCTGTACGCGCCCTTTCACCCCACACGACGATCGAAGTACTCATTCCAGACCTCTGCGCCAATTGGCAAGCCTTAGAGACGATTTTAGACGCCGCTCCAGAAGTCCTCAATCACAACACCGAAACCATTCCCCGCTTGTATCGCCGGGTCAGACCCCAGGGCGATTATCAACGCTCCTTAGAAGTTTTAGCTCGATCGCGAGCGCATCGTCCCAAAGTTTATACTAAATCAGGCATTATGGTCGGTTTGGGCGAAACGGATGAAGAAGTTCGCCAGACCATGCGAGATTTACGATCGGCAGATTGCGATATCATCACGATCGGGCAATATCTCCAACCCTCAGCCAAACACCTTGGTGTCGCCGAATTTATCACTCCCGCCCAGTTCGATGCGTGGCGAGTATATGGCGAAGAAATTGGTTTTCTTCAGGTGGTTTCGACACCTTTGACGCGTAGTTCTTATCATGCGGAAGAGGTTCAGAAGCTGATGGTGAAATACCCACGGGGGTAATTAATAATCGATCGGTTTTAATGTTAATTGCAGCTCTATTTTTAGTCCGCCTACGCGGACTCTTCAACAGTAGCAGCGGTTTGCGGATGCAATCACGCGGAGGTTCCCGACCCATGTTTTGCACCAAGCAAGTGCGACAAGACATAACCGCTGTCTAATTGTCTAGCCGAACCGTATTGGAACGACTCTCCACTCACCACTCTATGAACGATCGAATTATAATTATCGGTGCAGGTGCATGGGGTGATGCCTTAAGTAAATTGACGCAAATTAATGGTTGCGAGCCGATAATTTGGTCGCGGAGTTGTGGGCGAGTATTAGCAGAAATGGTAACAGATTGCGTGGCGATTATTTCGGCAGTTTCGATGTCGGGAGTACCTGCAATTATCGAGCGATTGCGTGACTCGATCGCACCACATCAAATTATCGTCACGGCAACTAAAGGTTTAGACGCGCGCACTAATTTGACACCCGCCCAACTTTGGCATCAAGCTTTTCCAAATAATCCGATCGTAGTCTTATCGGGGCCAAATTTATCTCTAGAAATTCAACAAGGATTGCCTGCGGCAACAGTCGTTGCTAGTCAGAGTGCTGATGCAGCCAATACCATTCAAGAGATATTTTCTTCGCCTAAATTTAGAGTTTATACTAATGACGATCCGATCGGCGTAGAACTAGGCGGTACGATCAAAAATGTCATCGCGATCGCAGCGGGAACTTGCGATGGTTTGAAATTAGGTAATAATGCCAAGTCTGCACTATTAACGCGCGGCTTGGCAGAGATTATTCGGATCGGTCAATATTGGGGTGGTAAAACCGAAACATTTTATGGACTATCGGGTTTGGGCGATCTATTGACGACGTGTAATAGTCCTTTGAGTCGCAATTATCAGGTTGGTTATGGTTTAGCTCAAGGTCGAACTCTGACTGAAGTTTTAGCCAATCTTCAGGGAACAGCCGAAGGAGTGAATACGACTAAAGTATTAATTCAGATTGCCGATCGCAATCAAATTTATATGCCGATTACTGTATTAGTCGATCGATTATTGCAAGGGCAGATTACCGCACCAGAAGCGATCGTTGCGTTAATGTCCCGCGATCGAAAATCAGAATAGTAAGTTAGGCTTTAGGTATTAGGCTTTAGGCTTTAGGGATTTGGTTTAACGTAAGGGATTGAAAATCTGCTTATTTATAGTTTAAAGTTAAATGATGAATCAGTTTCCAGAAGATTCTGTAAATCTCACAGATACGATCGCCGAGTTTAATACAATTCAGGCGGAGCGAAATTATCAACAGGCTCAGGATACTTTGCGGCGAATTTTGGTAGAGCTAGATCTGACTCAGCGAGAAAGATTTGGATTGGAGTCAGAAATTGCCGAATTAAGCGATATGCTGCGCAAATTAGATCGCGCGGTGTTTCAAGTCGCGGCATTTGGAATGGTAGGACGCGGTAAATCTTCGCTATTAAATGCTTTAATCGGACAAACAGTTTTTGAGGCTGGTGTGTTGCATGGCGTTACTAAGGAACGCCAGCAGGTAGTTTGGGAAGTTGATAATTGGCAAGATGAATTCGATTTAGATAAAGATACACCAGCGACGCTCCAAGAAGCGATCGAATTTATCGATACTCCCGGTATCGATGAAGTGGATGGTAACAAGCGACAACTACTTGCCTATGATATCGCCCGACAAGTAGATTTAATTTTATTTATTATTGCTGGCGATATTACCGAACTCGAACTACAAACACTCTCGCAACTCCGAACTGCGGGCAAACCGATGTTATTAGTATTTAATAAAGTCGATCTTTTTCCCGATCGCGATAAACTGGCAATATATGCCAAAATCCGCGACGAACGAGTGCGAGAAATTCTCAGTCCCAGTGAGATTATGCTAGTAGCCGCTGCGCCACAAGTCGTCCGCGCCGAGCCGCGCGCTGATGGTAGTATGGGCGTCAGCTATCATCCTGGTACCCCGCAAATCGCCGAACTCAAGTGGCGGATCGTCGAAATTCTCCAACGTGAGGGTAAATCTCTCGCCGCGCTTAATGCTATGCTAGCCGCCGATCGCATCCAAAAACAAGTCATCGATCGCAAAATGGATAGTCGCGACGAAGCTGCCAATGATATTATCTGGCAATCGGTGATGACTAAAGCGATCGCGGTTGCCATCAATCCGATTATCGCGGCGGATTTGATTGGCGGTGCAGCTATCGATATTGCGATGATTATCCGATTATCTAAATTTTACGGCATCTCGATGACTCGATCGGGTGCGCTGAAACTCCTTCAGAGCATTGCTATGGGCATGGGCGGCATTACAATTAGCGAATCGATCGCTAAATTAGGATTGAGCGGTATTAAGGGCTTAATGGGCATTTTTGCCCCCGCTACAGGCGGAATTACGATCGCACCATATACGGCTATCGCCCTCACACAAGCGGGAATTGCTGGAGTCTCTACTTATGCCATCGGACAAGTTACCAAAACTTACCTCGCAAATGGTGCTTCCTGGGGTGAGGATAGCCCTAAATCCGTCATCGCCCGAATTCTTGCTACCATTGATGAACACTCGATCGTCGATCGAATTAAACAAGAATTAGGCTTTAGGCTTTAGGCTTTAGGCTTTAGGCTTTAGGCTTTAGGCTTTAGGCTTTAGGTGTAGGCTTTAGGCTTTA harbors:
- a CDS encoding GNAT family N-acetyltransferase, with the protein product MPDLPPHLTEYKLIASEPMLNGRSYARDMATLLEFLQTTYRELYPQQQDYQHLQSTVERYFNSQTPLWFVTTPAPHGSVKIACLWLGLAIDQVSGIRHPNIFLVYVNPTYRRQGIGRALLEHAQTWAKAEGYTQIGLQVFTNNQPALDLYQQLGYQPRSISMMRDL
- a CDS encoding beta-fructosidase levanase/invertase, translating into MLTLAPEFSYPTLQHPDRHVWDFWYHYDADTEIFHLFYLNADRSLVATDKHHFSSQVGYATTKDFLTIDWASDRVLGADPHGWDDTSIWSGDIIKIDGGYLMFYTSRNQATDDGMTQNIGVAFTHHIQSFDRWFRIPSIRIKPDAPYELHHVPEDLTIHAWRDPFLFRHEEQIYMLLSAKDPDRALGKKGAVALLKAKNNNFEDWEYLPAICHPGFYAEMEVPQLYKSAADEYTLVYSTWAKYDFAPTTQQSGGLQGLSSSSLFNFPSVAPKVFLPETANLYACRIIPELDGEIVGFDITTGGIRRSGVRTGLQHVDRDFSGYSIEM
- a CDS encoding class I fructose-bisphosphate aldolase, which codes for MGTYDRELIATARAMVAPGKGLLAMDESNGTCAKRFEKLGIPVTIERRRTYRELIIGTPNLADYISGAILYDETIRQSSQAGVPLVKMLEAAGMIPGIKLDLGAKDLPGCPGEKVTEGLDGLRERIAEYYQMGARFAKWRAVIAIDASIPSDTCLIVNAHALARYAALCQEGGLVPIVEPEVLIDGDHSIERCYEVTDRTLQVVFAQLRLNRVELDKMILKPSMVLSGESCSEQASVDLVAQMTVRCLRDNVPTSVPGIAFLSGGQSNERATAHLNAIHTQYGSECPWAVTFSYARAIQQPALDHWHGDDANIPEAQRRLYQRAKLNAAASMGQYMPEMEREMSMV
- a CDS encoding M23 family metallopeptidase, giving the protein MRINKSLRFLMIAGTFLGADTTLARNSDSTVQDLVTNNTLKTQLLGTNRIDNPNPADILAPQTEQDISKNTEANSFSSDRVNAVATAAGATSSTTASQSQAADLAIDDDTSEAAAKHFAQREASGTQQKSTSVFASDVSNLGQHNWISSVPTDAPIEASVVIPVPPPRTQIIKVQPVTRLPRVIKSNYIPSVSKIPTIRPTSTQTTFYPPTAYVNNGETEAPTELIYPLMNPARTTSRFGWRTHPLTGTRRFHSGIDIGAPSGTPVVATATGTVVSAGWNGGYGKAIVIQHNDTLQTLYGHLSEIAVQPGQQIIQGTVIGLVGSTGNSTGPHLHFETRTPGANGWVAVDPTQDIQYAIDNLRRSMPYAGKDTRQGL
- the lipA gene encoding lipoyl synthase — translated: MTVKPEWLRVKAPQWERVGNVKEILRDLQLNTVCEEASCPNIGECFSAGTATFLIMGPACTRACPYCDIDFEKKPQALDPTEPLRLAEAVKRLNLKHVVITSVNRDDLADGGAGQFESCIQAVRALSPHTTIEVLIPDLCANWQALETILDAAPEVLNHNTETIPRLYRRVRPQGDYQRSLEVLARSRAHRPKVYTKSGIMVGLGETDEEVRQTMRDLRSADCDIITIGQYLQPSAKHLGVAEFITPAQFDAWRVYGEEIGFLQVVSTPLTRSSYHAEEVQKLMVKYPRG
- a CDS encoding NAD(P)H-dependent glycerol-3-phosphate dehydrogenase; translated protein: MNDRIIIIGAGAWGDALSKLTQINGCEPIIWSRSCGRVLAEMVTDCVAIISAVSMSGVPAIIERLRDSIAPHQIIVTATKGLDARTNLTPAQLWHQAFPNNPIVVLSGPNLSLEIQQGLPAATVVASQSADAANTIQEIFSSPKFRVYTNDDPIGVELGGTIKNVIAIAAGTCDGLKLGNNAKSALLTRGLAEIIRIGQYWGGKTETFYGLSGLGDLLTTCNSPLSRNYQVGYGLAQGRTLTEVLANLQGTAEGVNTTKVLIQIADRNQIYMPITVLVDRLLQGQITAPEAIVALMSRDRKSE
- a CDS encoding GTP-binding protein, coding for MMNQFPEDSVNLTDTIAEFNTIQAERNYQQAQDTLRRILVELDLTQRERFGLESEIAELSDMLRKLDRAVFQVAAFGMVGRGKSSLLNALIGQTVFEAGVLHGVTKERQQVVWEVDNWQDEFDLDKDTPATLQEAIEFIDTPGIDEVDGNKRQLLAYDIARQVDLILFIIAGDITELELQTLSQLRTAGKPMLLVFNKVDLFPDRDKLAIYAKIRDERVREILSPSEIMLVAAAPQVVRAEPRADGSMGVSYHPGTPQIAELKWRIVEILQREGKSLAALNAMLAADRIQKQVIDRKMDSRDEAANDIIWQSVMTKAIAVAINPIIAADLIGGAAIDIAMIIRLSKFYGISMTRSGALKLLQSIAMGMGGITISESIAKLGLSGIKGLMGIFAPATGGITIAPYTAIALTQAGIAGVSTYAIGQVTKTYLANGASWGEDSPKSVIARILATIDEHSIVDRIKQELGFRL